A window from Dermacentor albipictus isolate Rhodes 1998 colony chromosome 10, USDA_Dalb.pri_finalv2, whole genome shotgun sequence encodes these proteins:
- the LOC139050494 gene encoding uncharacterized protein, with protein MSTAPHAGHAVDASYALDNSSNEWSAQNLPCTKGDGASCKLLEHHPEINRVLLGAALQLREDKRGQSRGDALIAAVEASTCRSASYSSEENSCKARALDLVELLLAEHHCITAMEFTRNFMLRPSLLSVVKRHPHLNSFTVCGRFIASDRAAVVFDVIRSLPQLKNLAFKSYEFEDSSTTNCLIDYSFDLRISCLSTLDLAELRFPSTEAGSLVQALIENESITDLCVGKSVFSYGDEDSYPRFSTYLAKENCPLRKLTLKSNAYFISGSLMRELVDAFCKMNFLKELNVDIEDIETTMFVPTFALFAEVATRNAKLRILKLPWTFTYTHLGAPITRPEATQCMKSWQTALQGSKSPLKQLRVDLTGFGEAECDTFFDAIANNESLRLVEVDTLPFIDGLDRLSKTILERGLNDRVVIKGHHRHSNAMNLLKCPQISSVDLTLGWFVSRQRVVLQSVISTLEVVGSSSNVRSMLVECNRFNRDEIHALAACLRNAVVLTDVDINLRGALAVLSEKDRTDVRAELVSALASNLKLVKVSIKGMLLSNDDLNVLAHFASKSLSLTEFTMTPSCCGDTTTSKLCGELQIAFERRPDALTEAFNFKNIALADILLATRRNASALSAASQFVLGQQDTLDGADAIELMHDHPRLLEMVMEGADVTKTKAKEKISSALLRVHHCSLEEFMRIAGVVKERVECLRDPDARFQLVDINEHCWLHIRRFLKIRDVVNIEPVSVDQNDAWAFECD; from the exons ATGTCTACGGCACCTCATGCAGGCCATGCCGTCGACGCCAGCTATGCCCTCGACAACAGCAGCAACGAATGGAGCGCGCAGAACCTTCCATGCACCAAGGGGGATGGTGCGAGCTGTAAGTTACTGGAGCACCATCCGGAAATTAATAGGGTACTTCTAGGCGCTGCCCTGCAGCTTCGGGAAGACAAGCGAGGACAGAGCAGAGGCGATGCCCTTATTGCGGCTGTCGAGGCAAGCACTTGCCGGTCCGCCTCATACAGCTCTGAGGAAAACTCGTGCAAAGCGAGAGCACTGGATCTTGTTGAGCTTCTACTCGCGGAGCACCACTGCATCACGGCAATGGAATTCACTAGGAATTTTATGCTTCGCCCATCGTTGCTCTCAGTAGTAAAACGTCATCCCCATTTGAACAGCTTTACTGTATGCGGAAGATTCATTGCATCTGACCGCGCAGCTGTGGTGTTCGACGTGATAAGGTCTTTGCCGCAGCTCAAGAATCTAGCTTTCAAGTCTTACGAGTTCGAGGACTCCTCGACTACGAACTGCCTCATTGACTACTCCTTTGATCTTCGCATAAGTTGTCTATCGACCCTTGACCTCGCAGAGCTGCGATTTCCCAGCACTGAGGCCGGTTCGCTCGTCCAAGCACTCATTGAAAACGAAAGCATCACCGACCTCTGCGTAGGAAAATCCGTATTCTCGTACGGAGATGAAGACTCCTATCCAAGATTTTCGACGTACCTCGCGAAGGAAAATTGCCCGCTGCGAAAATTGACGCTCAAATCGAACGCCTACTTCATCAGCGGGTCACTCATGAGGGAACTCGTTgacgcattctgcaaaatgaatTTTTTGAAGGAACTGAACGTGGACATCGAGGACATCGAGACAACAATGTT CGTACCTACGTTCGCCCTCTTCGCCGAAGTGGCCACTCGGAACGCCAAACTACGCATCCTAAAGTTGCCTTGGACGTTCACATATACCCATCTCGGTGCCCCCATTACACGTCCTGAAGCCACGCAATGCATGAAGTCCTGGCAAACAGCCTTGCAAGGATCGAAGTCACCACTCAAGCAGCTGCGCGTCGACTTGACGGGCTTCGGCGAAGCAGAATGCGACACTTTCTTCGACGCAATAGCCAACAATGAATCTCTGCGGTTGGTGGAAGTCGACACTTTGCCATTCATCGATGGGCTCGACAGGCTCTCCAAAACTATTCTGGAGCGAGGTCTGAACGATCGAGTGGTCATCAAAGGACACCATCGCCACAGCAACGCAATGAATCTGCTGAAATGCCCGCAAATCAGCAGCGTGGACTTAACGCTGGGGTGGTTCGTTTCCCGCCAACGTGTCGTACTGCAGTCAGTTATCTCGACTCTGGAAGTGGTCGGTAGCTCCAGTAACGTAAGGTCAATGCTGGTTGAGTGCAATAGATTCAATCGCGACGAAATACATGCCTTGGCGGCATGCCTAAGGAATGCGGTTGTACTCACTGATGTCGACATAAACCTGAGGGGCGCTTTGGCTGTCTTATCAGAAAAGGATCGTACGGATGTCCGGGCGGAACTAGTGTCAGCACTGGCCTCCAACCTCAAACTTGTCAAAGTCAGCATCAAAGGCATGCTGCTGTCCAATGACGACTTGAACGTCCTCGCACATTTTGCCAGCAAGAGCCTCAGCCTCACCGAATTCACCATGACTCCTTCCTGTTGTGGCGATACCACGACTAGCAAGCTTTGTGGAGAGCTGCAAATTGCTTTTGAGCGAAGGCCCGATGCGTTAACGGAAGCATTCAACTTCAAGAACATCGCACTTGCAGACATCCTG cTAGCAACCAGAAGGAATGCCTCCGCCCTCTCGGCCGCTTCACAATTCGTGCTAGGTCAGCAAGATACCTTGGACGGTGCGGATGCCATCGAGCTGATGCACGACCATCCACGCCTCCTCGAGATGGTGAtggaaggtgctgacgtcacAAAGACCAAAGCTAAAGAGAAGATCAGCAGCGCTCTTCTACGTGTGCACCACTGTAGCCTTGAGGAGTTTATGAGAATCGCAGGCGTCGTCAAGGAGAGGGTGGAGTGCCTTCGTGATCCCGATGCCAGGTTTCAGCTCGTTGACATTAACGAGCACTGCTGGCTGCACATTCGCAGGTTCCTAAAGATAAGGGACGTTGTCAACATTGAGCCGGTGTCAGTCGATCAAAACGACGCGTGGGCTTTTGAATGCGATTAG
- the LOC139046700 gene encoding uncharacterized protein, with product MVRLPTVIKTASSFPLCFRRWPPRVAHSRVRGYVRRAPLFPPILAAIAHHFILFAGLALLRLRGSTPFRHPVDCWIMSTAPHAGHAVYASYALDNSSNEWSAQNLPCTKGDSASCKLVEHHPEINRVLLGAALQLREDKRGQRRGDVLIAAVEASTCRTASYSSEENSCKARALDLVELLLAEHHCITAMEFTSNFMLRPSLLSVVKRHPHLNSFTVCGRFIESDRAAVVFDVIRSLPQLKNLAFNSHEFEKDSSTMSCIIEYSFDLRISCLSTLDLAELRILSTEAGRLVQALIENESITDLCVGESLFSYGYGDSYPRFTTYLANENCPLRKLTLKSNAYFIYGSLMGQLVDAFCKMNFLKELNVDIVDIATTIFVPTFALFAEVATRSAKLRILKLPCTSRCSIIGAPITSPEATQCMKSWQTALQGSKSPLKQLRVDLKGFGEAECDTFFDAIANNESLRLVEVDTLPFIDGLDRVSKTILERGLNDRVVIKGHHRHSNAMNLLKCPQISTVAVTLRWFVSHPRVGPQSLISTLEVVGSSSNVTSLLVENNRFNRDELSALAACLRNAAVLTDVNINLRGALAVLSEKDRTDVRAELVSALASNHKLVKVSIKGMVLSNDDLNVLAHFASKSLSLTEFTMTPVCCGGTMPGRLCEELQIYFEQKPAALKEAFNFKNIPLADILQATIRNASSVSAASQFVLGQQDTLDGADAIELMHDHPRLLEMVMEGADLAKTKAKEKISSALLRVHHCSLDEFMRIAGVVKERVECLRHPDARFQLVDINEHCWLHIRRFLKIRDVVNIEPVSVDQNDAWAFECD from the exons ATGGTGCGACTGCCAACAGTGATCAAAACGGCATCCTCCTTTCCACTGTGCTTCCGACGGTGGCCACCACGTGTCGCCCATAGCAGGGTTCGAGGCTATGTGAGACGCGCGCCTCTGTTCCCGCCCATATTGGCCGCGATAGCGCACCACTTCATACTATTTGCAGGTCTTGCTCTACTGCGTTTACGTGGCAGCACTCCGTTTCGCCATCCAGTGGACTGCTGGATCATGTCTACGGCACCTCATGCAGGCCATGCCGTCTACGCCAGCTATGCCCTCGACAACAGCAGCAACGAATGGAGCGCGCAGAACCTTCCATGCACCAAGGGGGACAGTGCGAGCTGTAAGTTAGTGGAGCACCATCCGGAAATTAATAGGGTACTTCTAGGCGCTGCCCTGCAGCTTCGGGAAGACAAGCGAGGACAGAGAAGAGGTGATGTCCTTATTGCGGCTGTCGAGGCAAGCACTTGCCGGACCGCCTCGTACAGCTCTGAGGAAAACTCGTGCAAAGCGAGAGCACTGGATCTCGTTGAGCTTCTACTCGCGGAGCACCACTGCATCACGGCAATGGAATTCACTAGCAACTTTATGCTTCGCCCATCGTTGCTCTCAGTAGTAAAACGTCATCCCCATTTGAACAGCTTTACTGTATGCGGAAGATTCATTGAATCTGACCGCGCAGCTGTGGTGTTCGACGTGATAAGGTCTTTGCCGCAGCTCAAGAATCTAGCTTTCAACTCTCACGAGTTCGAGAAGGACTCCTCGACTATGAGCTGCATCATTGAATACTCCTTTGACCTTCGCATAAGTTGTCTATCGACCCTTGACCTCGCAGAGCTGCGAATTCTCAGCACTGAGGCCGGTCGGCTCGTTCAAGCACTCATTGAAAACGAAAGCATCACCGACCTCTGCGTAGGAGAATCCCTATTCTCGTACGGATATGGAGACTCCTATCCAAGGTTCACGACGTACCTCGCGAACGAAAATTGCCCGCTGCGAAAATTGACGCTCAAATCGAACGCCTACTTCATCTACGGGTCCCTCATGGGTCAACTCGTTgacgcattctgcaaaatgaatTTTTTGAAGGAACTGAACGTGGACATCGTGGACATCGCGACAACAATATT CGTACCTACGTTCGCCCTCTTCGCCGAAGTGGCCACTCGGAGCGCCAAACTACGCATCCTGAAGTTGCCTTGCACGTCAAGATGTTCCATTATCGGTGCCCCCATTACAAGTCCTGAAGCCACGCAATGCATGAAGTCCTGGCAAACAGCCTTGCAAGGATCGAAGTCACCGCTCAAGCAGCTGCGCGTCGACTTGAAAGGCTTCGGCGAAGCGGAATGCGACACTTTCTTCGACGCAATAGCCAACAATGAATCTCTGCGGTTGGTGGAAGTCGACACTTTGCCGTTCATCGATGGGCTCGACAGGGTCTCCAAAACTATTCTGGAGCGAGGTCTGAACGATCGAGTGGTCATCAAAGGACACCATCGCCACAGCAACGCAATGAATCTGCTGAAATGCCCGCAAATCAGCACCGTGGCCGTAACACTGAGGTGGTTCGTTTCCCACCCGCGTGTCGGCCCGCAGTCACTTATCTCGACTCTGGAAGTGGTCGGTAGCTCCAGTAACGTAACGTCACTGCTGGTTGAAAACAATAGATTCAATCGCGACGAATTATCTGCCTTGGCGGCATGCCTAAGGAACGCGGCTGTACTCACTGATGTCAACATAAACCTGAGGGGCGCTTTGGCTGTCTTATCAGAAAAGGATCGTACGGACGTTCGTGCGGAACTAGTGTCAGCGCTGGCCTCCAACCACAAACTAGTTAAAGTCAGCATCAAAGGCATGGTGCTGTCCAATGACGACTTGAACGTCCTCGCACATTTTGCCAGCAAGAGCCTCAGCCTCACCGAATTCACCATGACTCCTGTCTGTTGTGGCGGTACCATGCCTGGCAGGCTTTGTGAAGAGCTGCAAATTTATTTTGAGCAAAAGCCCGCTGCGCTAAAGGAAGCATTCAACTTCAAGAACATCCCACTTGCAGACATCCTG CAAGCGACCATACGGAATGCCTCCTCCGTCTCGGCCGCTTCACAATTCGTGCTAGGTCAGCAAGATACCTTGGACGGTGCGGATGCCATCGAGCTGATGCACGACCATCCACGCCTCCTCGAGATGGTGATGGAAGGTGCTGACCTCGCAAAGACCAAAGCCAAAGAGAAGATCAGCAGCGCTCTTCTGCGTGTGCACCACTGTAGCCTTGATGAGTTTATGAGAATCGCAGGCGTCGTCAAGGAGAGGgtggagtgccttcgtcatcccGATGCCAGGTTTCAGCTCGTTGACATTAACGAGCACTGCTGGCTGCACATTCGCAGGTTCCTAAAGATAAGGGACGTTGTCAACATTGAGCCGGTGTCGGTAGATCAAAACGACGCGTGGGCTTTTGAATGCGATTAG